A DNA window from Arachis duranensis cultivar V14167 chromosome 3, aradu.V14167.gnm2.J7QH, whole genome shotgun sequence contains the following coding sequences:
- the LOC107476685 gene encoding BURP domain-containing protein BNM2A, translated as MHSSSRNMAENFLILLLHLLVIMCSSHGRELDGGTKNNMNHHMMNNHHDIDPSLMVFLTMKDLKVGQRMPIYFPKRDPSTSPKLWPKQEADSLPFSLEKLPQLLQLFGFARDSAQAKAMEDTLRECESKPIKGEVKFCATSLDSMLDFAQSILGKDSGFRVLSTSHKTKSSVSFQNYTMLEDIKEMEAPKMVACHTMPYPYGVFYCHSQTTQNKVYSVPLEGDNGDKVEAMVVCHLDTSQWGSSHPSFQVLAVKPGTSSVCHFFPADNLIFVPKVLQSHAGFSAM; from the exons ATGCATTCAAGCAGCAGAAACATGGCCGAAAATTTTCTAATCCTCTTGCTTCATTTACTAGTTATCATG TGTTCATCGCATGGAAGAGAATTGGATGGTGGAACCAAAAACAATATGAATCATCATATGATGAATAATCATCATGACATAGACCCTTCTCTAATGGTGTTCTTGACAATGAAGGATTTGAAGGTAGGTCAAAGGATGCCAATTTATTTTCCCAAGAGAGATCCTTCAACTTCACCAAAGCTATGGCCAAAGCAAGAAGCTGATTCACTTCCTTTCTCGTTGGAAAAACTCCCACAACTCCTCCAACTCTTTGGCTTCGCCCGCGATTCTGCGCAGGCGAAAGCCATGGAAGATACTCTGAGGGAATGTGAGAGCAAGCCTATCAAAGGAGAGGTCAAGTTCTGTGCAACTTCCTTAGATTCCATGCTTGATTTCGCTCAAAGCATTCTGGGAAAAGATTCCGGGTTTCGAGTCCTTTCGACTTCTCACAAGACTAAGTCTAGTGTGAGTTTCCAGAATTATACAATGTTAGAAGACATTAAAGAGATGGAAGCACCGAAGATGGTGGCTTGTCACACCATGCCTTACCCTTATGGTGTTTTCTATTGCCATAGCCAGACAACTCAGAACAAGGTTTATAGTGTGCCACTTGAAGGTGACAATGGTGATAAAGTGGAAGCTATGGTGGTTTGTCATTTGGATACTTCACAATGGGGTTCTTCTCATCCTTCATTTCAAGTTCTTGCTGTTAAGCCTGGAACCTCTTCAGTGTGCCACTTTTTCCCTGCTGATAATCTTATCTTTGTTCCAAAAGTACTTCAATCCCATGCTGGATTTTCTGCCATGTGA